The Budorcas taxicolor isolate Tak-1 chromosome 2, Takin1.1, whole genome shotgun sequence genome window below encodes:
- the ZNHIT1 gene encoding zinc finger HIT domain-containing protein 1, whose protein sequence is MVEKKTSVRSQDPGQRRVLDRAARQRRINRQLEALENDNFQDDPHAGLPQLGKRLPQFDDDTDTGKKKKKTRGDHFKLRFRKNFQALLEEQNLSVAEGPNYLTACAGPPSRPQRPFCAVCGFPSPYTCVSCGARYCTVRCLGTHQETRCLKWTV, encoded by the exons ATGGTGGAGAAGAAAACTTCGG TTCGCTCCCAGGACCCTGGACAGCGGCGGGTGCTGGACCGGGCAGCCCGGCAGCGCCGCATCAACAGGCAGCTCGAGGCCTTGGAGAATGACAACTTCCAGGACGACCCCCACGCGGGCCTCCCCCAGCTGGGCAAGCGGCTGCCTCAGTTTGATGACGACACAGACACTG gaaagaaaaagaagaaaacgcGAGGTGATCATTTTAAACTCCGCTTCCGAAAAAACTTTCAGGCCTTGCTGGAGGAGCAG AACCTGAGTGTGGCCGAGGGCCCTAACTACCTGACGGCCTGTGCAGGACCCCCGTCCCGGCCCCAGCGCCCCTTCTGTGCTGTCTGCGGCTTCCCCTCCCCCTACACCTGTGTCAGCTGCGGCGCCCGGTACTGCACTGTGCGCTGTCTGGGCACCCACCAGGAGACCAG GTGCCTGAAGTGGACTGTGTGA
- the CLDN15 gene encoding claudin-15, giving the protein MPVAMEIFGFFLTAVGLLMLGVTLAHSSWRVSTVHGNVITTNTIFENLWYSCATDSMGVHNCWEFPSMLALSGYIQACRALMITAILLGFLGLFLGMVGLRCTNIGGLELSRKTKLAATAGALHILAGICGMVAVSWYAFNITRDFFDPLYAGTKYELGPALYLGWSACLLAILGGICLFSSCCCSRDRDPAAGVQLPYKAPVIPAASLAARLPAAASDEEGDSSFGKYGKNAYV; this is encoded by the exons ATGCCGGTGGCTATGGAGATCTTCGGCTTCTTCCTCACAGCCGTGGGGCTGCTGATGCTGGGGGTGACCCTGGCGCACAGCAGCTGGCGAGTGTCCACCGTGCATGGGAATGTCATCACTACCAACACCATCTTCGAGAACCTCTGGTACAGCTGTGCCACCGACTCCATGGGCGTCCACAACTGCTGGGAGTTCCCGTCCATGCTGGCCCTCTCCG GGTACATCCAGGCCTGCCGGGCGCTCATGATCACCGCCATCCTCCTGGGCTTCCTGGGCCTCTTCCTAGGCATGGTGGGGCTGCGCTGCACGAACATTGGGGGCCTGGAGCTCTCCAGGAAAACCAAGCTGGCGGCCACCGCAGGAGCCCTACACATCCTGGCTG GTATCTGCGGGATGGTGGCCGTCTCCTGGTACGCCTTCAACATCACCAGGGACTTCTTCGACCCCTTGTACGCCGGAACCAA GTACGAGCTGGGCCCTGCCCTCTACCTGGGCTGGAGCGCCTGCCTGCTCGCCATCCTGGGCGGCATCTGCCTcttctccagctgctgctgctcccggGACCGGGACCCCGCCGCCGG CGTCCAGCTTCCCTACAAAGCCCCCGTGATACCGGCCGCCAGCCTCGCTGCCCGCCTGCCCGCCGCAGCCTCGGATGAAGAGGGAGACAGCAGCTTTGGCAAGTACGGGAAGAACGCTTACGTATAG